Part of the Cololabis saira isolate AMF1-May2022 chromosome 15, fColSai1.1, whole genome shotgun sequence genome, TAAATTTCTAAAAGCTTATAAAAGCAAGCACTCTTCCACTAATGGACCTTCAGCAGCTCTACTCAAGGTTGTAGTTCTAAAGAGAACAGAGGAGAACCAAGCTGGAGCTTTTGAGGCCTAACATAGTCTGAGTTGCactgctcccttttttcttcatctTATTAGGATGACAACCCTTTGGTCTGATCAGATCAACAGTTTCAGAATGGATTAAAGTTGGTTTAAGTAAGTGGACTGGAGTTGTCATCGGTGTGTTGTTTTCTGAGGGGTCACCTGTGCACAGGTGTCTTCTGGTGAGGCGCTACTGACTCCGAACAGATCAGGAGAGTCCAGACTGTGGACAGTGAAACGCTCTAGGGCGTGCAGGACTGCCGGGGCCAGGTGGGAGGTCTGAGCAGAGCCCGCGCGGCCCACCAGCAGCATCCGGGGACGGTTGGAGGTCGCCTGTTTGGCTGCACTCCTGCAAGAGGCAGCACGGCAGTGGGAGGTGCCAGAACAAGGTTAACAAAAGGGAAGTTATTAAACTTATTTGTGAGCGTTGACAGTTTCAGTCATTCTGTTGGAGTCTTGGGCAAGTACCCTTTAAAATTTAGGAGAGTTTAAGAGATTTTTTATAATGAGTGAACCAATTCTATTTATGTGATACCAAAAATGTCACAAGGAAACTTTCTATTCTTTCCCTCAGAGAGATTTGTGTTGGTCCGAATGAAATGTCTAAGAGACTCACCTTGCAAAGTTTTTACTCTTGGAGGTGGATGGCGTCAAAGTGCTGAAAGACCAAAAGTTCTCATTTCCATACATCAGACCATCGTCAAGGATATCTGATGTCAGATCTAACATGCAAAAAACAGACAATAATATGTGTAAACAAGATGCAAGTCAGTCAGTGTTCCCAGTCTTTAGCTCTGAATCACCTGGctctctcttcctcttcaaCCCCCGAGCAGCATGTGGGAATGTCCTCTGCAGGTCCTCCAGGATGTGCTGCAGGGTGGCGCCGAGCAGCGGCTGAACTATGGCTGACAGCGGTTTTGCAGGGGAGGCAGCTGAGCGGTGTGAGGCCGGCGTTATCTTGCTCATGGCTACCACAAAGTCGCAGCTGCTGACGGAGATGGAGGAGACGTCCAGCAGGAGTTTCTGGGAGGTGCTATAGATCTGCGGGTAGTTGCGACGAACAGCGCCCAACACCGCTTCCGTGCACATCGCCCTGATGTCAGCACCACAGTAACCTGAGTGAGGGCAAGAGTTGGAAGTTAaataaccaaaaaaaacaaccaaaaatacCATGTaatcagtggtgtaaagtaacgaagtacaagtactttgttattgtacttaagtaagatttttgagaatttgtacttttattgatactttcatttttctgtacttttacttttacttcgttacattttcaaggaaaaaatcgtacttttaatacgctatatttaaaattggacacgtcgttactcgctacaaattacctgtcagcggggccaatgggggacagcagcagtgatgagcaaagggagaaattaaaatggggtaatggagacaaacgctaaaggggtcagaataatatcaccattatttagagttgtaagcaaattcttggattcttcatttctttgcaatccttttgaaaataattttgtactttgaattttgtactttgtactttttactttttacttttgtacttaagtacattttacaccatgtacttttggtactttattatatttaagttgaggtacttttatacttttacttaagtaatgttcttaatgggtactttttacttttacctaagtaattttcaagcagaaaatttgtacttttacttaagtacaatatttttgtactttttccacctctgcatgTAATAGAAGCTGGAGGAAAAACCGCCACGTCTTTCTTACCGACACATTTCTCAGCCAGTTCATCCAGTAAACCTTCAGAAAGGGGAGGTGTCCATCCCCGGGTGTGGACTTTTAAGATGTCTTTACGAGACTAAAACAGAAAGAGTTGAGTAGAAGGGTGAGTTCTTTTTAAGGTTTTTGACAAATGAAGAaagaagttaaatggaaaatttTACATGGATTCTTGATTAGTTGAAGGAATTGAAGTAATTATGTATTTACTGTACTGGTTTATGAGCATGTATACATGACAGGGCTCCAATTTACTCCCCTAAAGAAAATGATTTGAACTTGGATGTGATAAACgagtataaaaaaataaagtctcCCAATGAGAAACAAAGTCTAGAGAGTGGaaattatgcaaaaaaaaaaaaaaaggttcaccTCTCTGTCAGGCAGACCAAAGAAAAACTCCCTGTCAAAGCGTCCAGGGCGCCGCAGCGCCGGATCAATGGAGTCCACACGGTTTGTCGCTCCGATCACCACGACTTCCCCTCTAGTGTCCAGTCCATCCATCAGAGCCAGCAGCGTTGACACGATGGAGCTGCAGGGAATGaaatatcagtcagtcagggatACTCTGTAGTCAGCAACATAGAAAAAATGGCAGCTGGACTTTCTTGGATTTCATGAACAGACTGATGGTTTGAAAAAGAAACTGGTGCCAAACTGATTCAACAACTGCTTaacaaacagaaatgtcacCAAATCATTGTATCGTCACCCAATTCAAATTGAGTGCTTGTCACTTTGATAAATGAACATTCATTTACACCTCATTTCACATGACAGCCAAGTGAGTCAGACTTTTTGTGGGCCATAAACAACTCTCTGGTACCAACTGTGACACAAATGGTTAAATACTTGACACCCTGTAATAATCAGATCAAACAACAGAGGAAGACTGCTGCATGAAACATCATTAATGCACAAAAGTCTAGTTGACTTTATTTTAGCGCCTCAATGCTCTACTCCACGTGATGTTTGTGAGGTATGCTGATAGTGTATAAAAAGAGAGAGCAATGAAGAAGAGTTCAAAAACCTGTGTATCTGATCCTGTCTGCTGGATCGGACTGGAGCCAAACCATCAATTTCATCAAAGAAGATGATAGACGGACGCTTCAGATAGGCCTGAGGAATAGATAAAAGTAGAGATAATacttatgttgttgtttttttttttaacttttttttattctgaagCATTTTGATGGAAATTGAATATTTAGTGATTTTTAGTTTTACAACACTGGATCACATATGTTCTTGGAGGGTGGGGGAAAGCTGCTGATAGAAATGTTTGTATGCATTCCTCCACCCTCCTAGTAATAGTTATCAGAGGAGTTCTACCTTCTGAAAAAGGACACGATGTTAACCCAGCTGAGGTACTTAAAGGTAATAAACACCAGTTCCTCATGGACAGGCAACAGCACAGTGACATTAGATAACGCTGTCAATAAAAAAGGTGAAGTTACCTGTTCAAACAGCAATCGTAGCTGCTTCTCCGACTCGCCCACCCACTTGCTGAGGCAGTCAGCTCCTTTCCTCATGAAGAACGCCACCTTCTTGTTGCTACACTCGTTGGCCAACGCCCGGGCGACCAGGGTTTTCCCGGTTCCAGGAGGTCCGTAAAACAGGCATCCTCTGGAGCGACACACAGGCACAATCATATGTTCAGGTTTCATGAATCCATGATCTAAAGCTTCCATTAATGCTTTCTGCTTTCTTTCAATTAAAAGTACAGATTAAATtcaatacatatttttttagactttttgctttgaaagaaaacacacaattaaattacctttacaaaaaaaaggtcTTAAGTGTTAAAGATTACACCTCATGAGCAGCTGCTGGTTGTAACAACACTGAGCTATGATgagaatgtttaaaataaaaaagctataTTATTGTTTCCACTGCCTCAGACAGGTtcacaaaagtgttttttttgttttgtttacagtGTTTCTTTATTCCTGGGCATCAAATCCTGTAAAGGTGTGTATTCTCTGTGTCACCTGGGAGGCTGAATCTTGAAATTCTGAAAGAGTTCTGGGTAGACAAGCGGGAAGCCAATCATCTCCTTCAGAGATGTGATGTGACCCGACAAACCTCCGATGCTTTCAAAACCCACCTGAGGAGAGGGAGGGGACAGGAGAGCCACGTgaggaggaagaaaacaaaatctGGGAATTTTGAGGCCGTTACAGAAGATAAACATAATCGTTTCAGTAGCTTGACAGACTGGTCACAGATCATTTTAATGGTTGACTTAAGTTATAACTCACGGACTGATCGATGCCCACAGGATCGATGTCAGCCAGACCTTCCCCAGTAGAGGTCTTGCCTCTGCGAGAACTGAGCTGGTAATCTGTTCGCAGTCCGAACCGCCGACAGCTGTAAATGCAGAATTAAAAACTAGTGGCACGAAAAGAAACAAGCACGTCAAATGAAAACATTGGATTTTgaagtaaagaaaagaaaaacgtaCATAGTTAACGTATGAGCAGCGGAAGATGGAAATATTTTGATACATATTCATCTTTAATGATTTAATTTCAATGGAATAAGGCACAtaatgtttcttttattttgaaaaacactAGATTAACTGTTAGAATCCTAATTTCAGCGATGTGTGTCAGTCACTGGTTTATAGAGGGAAGCTGGACACTGACTTAAAACACTGGGCCCATTAATGGACAAAAAGGAGCCAAACTATGTAATAGTTTCTGGATTTCCTTTTGCAAGTGCAGGAGCTTTCTTTcagtcctgtaaatgtaaaGCATCTATCAGTATTACTTCTGACTGAATTTTACCATTCAGCCATGTTTTCCAGTTTGAAAGCGTAAATAAGAAGCCATCAACACCTCAGCAAGGGGTTTGTTGGTCCGGTCAGGTGTATTGAAGACAGAGCTCATGTCACAATGATACAACAGTTTGTGTACTGACCTCGTGGAAACTttgtcctcttcctcatcaGAATGATTCTCATTAAACGAATTAGAACAAACTCTCGGCTTTCTtctggaggaaaaataaaaacaagtgaAAGGTCAATCTCTATCAGAGCAAAAGGATAGCACCTCATCATTTGTATTTTCATTCAAGTTTTGGATAATTTGCACAGAATTCTCAACAAATTTTTCAAACTAAAAAAGAAGGATTCACATGTGTACCAAAAATATGACAACATGTACACCAAACCACTTGTCCCCCTGTTTTCAAACACAAAATGTTACACGCCCTTGCAGAATTGAAAAAATACAAGGGCATCTGTGGAAAAATCAAATTCAATGTATTAAAAGTTCTATTAACAGGGGAAAAATGTGTGACCACAGGTATTTTCTATCAGGTTGCTATATTTTTGGAGTAAAATGACTATATTTTCAGGTCTAAAAGGCTTTTATCTTCATATTGGGCTGAAATAGTGTTTCTAGAGCATTTCTGTTATGCAGTCCCTTTAGAGTGCATAAAGGAGATTTCCCCTTACATCCATAATTTTTCTGCAATGATTCTAAATCACACAGGAATAATATCCTAAAATAATCCATCTATAGCAGAATTCAGCATGTTAGGACTCTTATGAACTGACACTCACATGACAGTGGTGAGGAATGGGGCTGCTGTGTCTTGCTAATTGCTAACTTGGATCTAAACTGTAAATCTACACATGACAACAT contains:
- the LOC133460796 gene encoding ATPase family AAA domain-containing protein 2-like — protein: METGQGATAGRDRHQPDQNLKDYVWRRTNRIGASGSKKRGFRRKPRVCSNSFNENHSDEEEDKVSTSCRRFGLRTDYQLSSRRGKTSTGEGLADIDPVGIDQSVGFESIGGLSGHITSLKEMIGFPLVYPELFQNFKIQPPRGCLFYGPPGTGKTLVARALANECSNKKVAFFMRKGADCLSKWVGESEKQLRLLFEQAYLKRPSIIFFDEIDGLAPVRSSRQDQIHSSIVSTLLALMDGLDTRGEVVVIGATNRVDSIDPALRRPGRFDREFFFGLPDRESRKDILKVHTRGWTPPLSEGLLDELAEKCVGYCGADIRAMCTEAVLGAVRRNYPQIYSTSQKLLLDVSSISVSSCDFVVAMSKITPASHRSAASPAKPLSAIVQPLLGATLQHILEDLQRTFPHAARGLKRKREPDLTSDILDDGLMYGNENFWSFSTLTPSTSKSKNFARSAAKQATSNRPRMLLVGRAGSAQTSHLAPAVLHALERFTVHSLDSPDLFGVSSASPEDTCAQVFKEAKRTSPSILYIPHIQQWWETARSELRACFLSLLDSIPSFSPILLLATASVPYEQMDPTIQALFREHNEEVYTISVPTWQERTDFFQDLILNQAAEAPPSRNKTLTQTLKILPVAPPSPPRQLSKQERLRLEEQEEDVLRELRLFLRNVTEELTLDRRFKVFTKPVDTEEVPDYLEVIKKPMDLATLLTNIDEHKYVTVSEFVSDADLIWQNALQYNPDIDPVDRQIRRRACALKDMIRVIIKDELELERDLERFCEDIREARIKRGHISVSLLFIFLPLRLDV